In a single window of the Palaemon carinicauda isolate YSFRI2023 chromosome 10, ASM3689809v2, whole genome shotgun sequence genome:
- the LOC137648148 gene encoding uncharacterized protein, with the protein MGRARVAPLKRPSIPQMELTAAAVAAQLDCKIRSELDLQLCDSVLWTDSTSVLKYIRNLSARYRTFVNNRVNLIRDLSDNTAWRYVNNSANPSDLASQGLDVDKLLESSLWLTGPEFLC; encoded by the coding sequence atgggtcgagctcgtgtagctcccctcaagagaccaaGCATTCCACAAATGGAATTGACTGCagctgctgtggcagctcaacttgattgcaagataAGGTCAGAGCTCGATTTGcagttgtgtgactcagtgttatggaccgacagcacgtctgtcctgaagtacatccgtaacctgtctgcaagataccgcacgtttgtgaacaaccgtgtgaacctcatccgcgacctcagtgacaacaccgcttggaggtatgtgaacaaCTCTGCGAACCCTTCAGACCTGGCCTCTCAGGGCCTTGATGTGGACAAAttgctggagtcgtcgctgtggctgacaggaccagagttcctgtgttAA
- the LOC137648147 gene encoding uncharacterized protein — protein sequence MEQLAGPSSRSDCVTCDNCFISYGDFCVHYSGKVDLLIAFAQRHGLILAEKNCPNCENVCRIDYNKLAFRCDRSVVTRGKRKRRCNFFVSCFKGTWFGKAKLDIETNLKFVFLFLQKAFSFEFVSFELKLNNHTIVDWCSFCREVLISWGLRRSRKIGGPGLTVEIDESKFGKRKYNVGRVIEGQWVFGGICRETRELFFVPVQDRSAETLLAIIRQYIAEGTTVISDCWKAYNCLEKEGYKHLTVNHSVNFVDPVTGAHTNTIERTWRGTKALVPKYGRRKDHFVGYLAVAYFKLAITDPAKRLHHFLLAAADLYPPAP from the coding sequence atggagcaattagcaggaccttcatcccgttccgactgtgtcacttgtgacaattgttttatttcttatggggatttttgtgtacattattcagggaaagttgatttgctaattgcatttgctcaacgtcatggtttgattttggcagagaaaaattGCCCTAactgtgaaaatgtgtgccgtatagattacaacaaattagcattccggtgtgatcgtagtgtggttactcgtgggaaaaggaagaggaggtgcaattttttcgtgtcttgtttcaaaggtacatggtttggaaaagcaaagttagatattgagactaatttgaagtttgtgttcctttttttgcaaaaggcgttttcatttgaatttgtttcgtttgaactgaaactcaataatCACACTATCGTTGATTGGTGTTCGTTTTGCCGTGAGGTGCTTATTTCTTGGGGTCTGAGACGTTCTCGGAAAATTGGAGGCCCTGGATTAACCGTTGAAATTGATGAATCAAAATTTGGCAAGCGCAAGTACAATGTTGGACGCGTCATAGAGGGTCAGTGGGTGTTTGGTGGTATCTGCCGTGAAACCCGGGAGTTATTTTTTGTGCCGGTGCAAGACCGCTCCGCTGAAACATTACTGGCTATTATCCGCCAGTATATAGCAGAAGGTACCACAGTGATATCGGATTGTTGGAAGGCATATAATTGTTTAGAAAAAGAAGGTTATAAGCACCTCACGGTTAATCATAGTGTTAATTTTGTTGACCCAGTTACAGGTGCTCATACTAACACCATAGAACGTACCTGGAGAGGCACCAAGGCCCTGGTCCCCAAATACGGAAGAAGAAAAGATCATTTTGTGGGGTATTTGGCCGTGGCCTACTTTAAATTGGCCATAACTGATCCTGCCAAAAGACTTCATCacttcctcctggcagcagcagatttgtatccacctgcaccataa